One stretch of Streptomyces sp. R21 DNA includes these proteins:
- a CDS encoding HAD family hydrolase produces MGKHETAHIVWDWNGTLFHDNAAIIGATNAAFAELGLEPLTMEQYRTLYCVPVPKFYERLMGRLPTDAEWEVMDDTFHRYYAEHRTACELTAGVPALLAEWVSAGRSQSILSMYVHDELVPLVRGFGIEPHFLRVDGRTGPSGGSKAEHMVRHVSALGGVRPGRVVVIGDAADDAVAALHVGAQAVLYTGGSHSRASLEGVGVPVVDSLEEAVEEAQRLAA; encoded by the coding sequence ATGGGGAAGCACGAAACAGCGCACATTGTGTGGGACTGGAACGGGACTCTGTTCCACGACAACGCCGCGATCATCGGGGCGACGAACGCGGCGTTCGCCGAGCTGGGTCTTGAGCCGCTCACGATGGAGCAGTACCGCACGTTGTACTGCGTACCGGTGCCGAAGTTCTACGAGCGGCTGATGGGCCGGCTGCCGACGGACGCCGAGTGGGAGGTCATGGACGACACCTTCCACCGGTACTACGCGGAGCACCGTACGGCGTGCGAGCTCACCGCGGGGGTGCCGGCGCTGCTCGCCGAGTGGGTGTCGGCGGGGCGCAGCCAGTCGATCCTCAGCATGTACGTGCACGACGAACTGGTGCCGCTGGTGCGGGGGTTCGGGATAGAGCCGCACTTCCTACGGGTCGACGGGCGGACCGGGCCCTCCGGCGGCAGCAAGGCCGAGCACATGGTGCGGCACGTGAGTGCGCTCGGCGGTGTGCGGCCGGGCCGGGTGGTCGTCATAGGCGACGCGGCCGACGACGCGGTCGCCGCCCTGCATGTGGGGGCGCAGGCGGTGCTCTACACCGGCGGCTCCCACAGCCGCGCCAGCCTCGAAGGTGTGGGTGTGCCCGTGGTCGACAGTCTGGAGGAGGCGGTCGAGGAGGCTCAGCGGCTGGCGGCGTGA
- the raiA gene encoding ribosome-associated translation inhibitor RaiA — MERSDPGTEFCVDIVVKGRKTEVPERFRKHVAEKLKLEKIQKLDGKVISLDVEVSKEPNPRQADRCDRVEITLRSRGPVIRAEAAASDPYAALDLAADKLEARLRKQHDKRYTRRGAGRLSAADVADSVPGAATLNGNGSVVHEEEPDGIPTKKIGSLEVKGEGPLIVREKTHVASPMSLDQALYEMELVGHDFYLFVDSETKEPSVVYRRHAYDYGVIHLSTDPMVAQAASGAAGGALGG, encoded by the coding sequence GTGGAGCGGAGCGATCCGGGAACGGAGTTCTGCGTGGACATCGTCGTCAAGGGCCGCAAGACAGAGGTGCCCGAGAGGTTCCGCAAGCACGTGGCCGAGAAGCTGAAGCTGGAGAAGATCCAGAAGCTCGATGGCAAGGTGATCAGCCTCGACGTCGAGGTGTCCAAGGAGCCCAACCCCCGTCAGGCCGACCGTTGCGACCGAGTGGAGATCACGCTTCGCTCCCGCGGTCCGGTGATCCGGGCGGAGGCGGCGGCAAGCGATCCGTACGCGGCACTCGACCTGGCGGCGGACAAGCTCGAGGCCCGGCTGCGCAAGCAGCACGACAAGCGCTACACCCGTCGCGGCGCGGGCAGGCTCTCCGCCGCGGACGTCGCCGACAGTGTTCCCGGCGCAGCGACGCTGAACGGGAACGGCAGCGTCGTCCACGAGGAAGAGCCGGACGGCATTCCCACCAAGAAGATCGGCTCGCTCGAGGTCAAGGGCGAAGGACCCCTCATCGTCCGCGAGAAGACCCACGTCGCATCCCCGATGTCGCTCGACCAGGCGCTCTACGAGATGGAGCTGGTCGGGCACGACTTCTACCTGTTCGTCGACTCCGAGACCAAGGAACCGAGCGTCGTCTACCGGCGGCACGCATACGACTACGGCGTCATCCACCTCAGTACGGACCCGATGGTCGCCCAGGCGGCGTCCGGTGCCGCGGGCGGAGCGCTCGGCGGCTGA
- the secA gene encoding preprotein translocase subunit SecA encodes MSVLSKIMRAGEGKILRKLHRIADQVASIEEDFVDLSDAELRALTDEYKQRYADGESLDDLLPEAFATVREAAKRVLGQRHYDVQMMGGAALHLGYVAEMKTGEGKTLVGTLPAYLNALSGGGVHLITVNDYLAERDSEMMGRVHKFLGLEVGCILANMTPAQRREQYACDITYGTNNEFGFDYLRDNMAWSQDELVQRGHNFAIVDEVDSILVDEARTPLIISGPADQATKWYGDFAKLVTRLKKGEAGNTLKGIEETGDYEVDEKKRTVAIHEPGVAKVEDWLGIDNLYESVNTPLVGYLNNAIKAKELFKKDKDYVVMDGEVMIVDEHTGRILAGRRYNEGMHQAIEAKEGVDIKDENQTLATITLQNFFRLYKRHDHEGKEMPGLSGMTGTAMTEAAEFHQIYKLGVVPIPTNRPMVRKDQSDLIYRTEVAKFEAVVDDIAEKHEKGQPILVGTTSVEKSEYLSQQLSKRGIQHEVLNAKQHDREATIVAQAGRKGAVTVATNMAGRGTDIKLGGNPDDLAEAELRQRGLDPEEHIEEWAQFLPAALERAEKAVKAEFEEVKDLGGLYVLGTERHESRRIDNQLRGRSGRQGDPGESRFYLSLGDDLMRLFKAQMVERVMSMANVPDDVPIENKMVTRAIASAQSQVETQNFETRKNVLKYDEVLNRQREVIYGERRRVLEGEDLQEQIQHFMDDTIDAYIAAETAEGFAEEWDVDRLWGAFKQLYPVKVTVDELEEAAGDRAGLTAEFISESIKDDIHEQYAAREEQLGSEIMRELERRVVLSVLDRKWREHLYEMDYLQEGIGLRAMAQKDPLVEYQREGFDMFGAMMDGIKEESVGYLFNLEVQVEQQVEEVPVEDAAPSLDKEEAVPAGARPEIRAKGLDAPQRPDRLHFSAPTVDGEGGIIEGDFTSDEEPVRSEADGLTRAERRKQQKGTRRRKK; translated from the coding sequence GTGTCCGTCCTCTCGAAGATCATGCGTGCAGGCGAAGGCAAGATCCTGCGCAAGCTGCACCGCATCGCGGACCAGGTCGCCTCCATCGAAGAGGACTTCGTCGACCTCTCCGACGCCGAGCTGCGGGCCCTCACCGATGAGTACAAGCAGCGGTACGCCGACGGCGAGAGCCTCGACGACCTGCTGCCCGAGGCGTTCGCCACCGTCCGCGAGGCGGCCAAGCGCGTCCTTGGCCAGCGCCACTACGACGTGCAGATGATGGGCGGCGCCGCACTTCACCTCGGCTATGTCGCGGAGATGAAGACCGGTGAGGGCAAGACGCTCGTCGGCACCCTGCCCGCCTATCTGAACGCCCTCTCCGGAGGCGGCGTTCACCTCATCACCGTCAACGACTACCTGGCCGAGCGCGACTCCGAGATGATGGGTCGCGTCCACAAGTTCCTGGGCCTGGAAGTCGGCTGCATCCTCGCCAACATGACGCCGGCCCAGCGCCGCGAGCAGTACGCGTGCGACATCACGTACGGCACCAACAACGAGTTCGGCTTCGACTACCTGCGCGACAACATGGCGTGGTCGCAGGACGAACTGGTGCAGCGCGGCCACAACTTCGCCATCGTCGACGAGGTCGACTCGATCCTCGTCGACGAGGCCCGTACGCCGCTGATCATCTCCGGCCCGGCCGATCAGGCCACCAAGTGGTACGGCGACTTCGCGAAGCTGGTCACCCGCCTGAAGAAGGGCGAGGCGGGCAACACCCTCAAGGGCATCGAGGAGACCGGCGACTACGAGGTCGACGAGAAGAAGCGCACCGTCGCCATCCACGAGCCCGGTGTCGCCAAGGTCGAGGACTGGCTGGGTATCGACAACCTGTACGAGTCGGTGAACACGCCGCTCGTCGGATACCTGAACAACGCCATCAAGGCCAAGGAGCTCTTCAAGAAGGACAAGGACTACGTCGTCATGGACGGCGAAGTCATGATCGTCGACGAGCACACCGGCCGTATCCTCGCCGGCCGCCGCTACAACGAGGGCATGCACCAGGCGATCGAGGCGAAGGAAGGGGTGGACATCAAGGACGAGAACCAGACGCTCGCCACGATCACCCTGCAGAACTTCTTCCGCCTCTACAAGCGCCACGACCACGAGGGCAAGGAGATGCCCGGCCTCTCGGGTATGACCGGTACCGCGATGACCGAGGCCGCCGAGTTCCACCAGATCTACAAGCTCGGCGTCGTCCCGATCCCGACCAACCGGCCGATGGTCCGCAAGGACCAGTCCGACCTGATCTACCGCACCGAGGTCGCCAAGTTCGAGGCGGTCGTCGACGACATCGCGGAGAAGCACGAGAAGGGCCAGCCGATCCTGGTCGGCACCACCTCGGTCGAGAAGTCCGAGTACCTCTCGCAGCAGCTCTCCAAGCGCGGCATCCAGCACGAAGTGCTGAACGCGAAGCAGCACGACCGTGAGGCGACGATCGTCGCCCAGGCCGGCCGCAAGGGCGCCGTCACGGTCGCCACCAACATGGCCGGCCGTGGTACCGACATCAAGCTCGGCGGCAACCCCGACGACCTCGCCGAGGCGGAGCTGCGCCAGCGCGGCCTCGACCCCGAGGAGCACATCGAGGAGTGGGCCCAGTTCCTGCCGGCCGCCCTGGAGCGTGCGGAGAAGGCCGTGAAGGCCGAGTTCGAGGAGGTCAAGGACCTCGGCGGGCTCTACGTCCTCGGCACCGAGCGCCATGAGTCCCGTCGTATCGACAACCAGCTGCGCGGTCGCAGCGGCCGTCAGGGCGACCCGGGCGAGTCCCGCTTCTACCTGTCGCTGGGTGACGACCTGATGCGTCTGTTCAAGGCCCAGATGGTCGAGCGCGTCATGTCGATGGCGAACGTCCCCGACGACGTGCCGATCGAGAACAAGATGGTCACGCGCGCGATCGCGTCGGCCCAGTCGCAGGTCGAGACGCAGAACTTCGAGACCCGCAAGAACGTCCTCAAGTACGACGAGGTCCTCAACCGGCAGCGCGAGGTCATCTACGGCGAGCGCCGCCGCGTCCTGGAGGGCGAGGACCTCCAGGAGCAGATCCAGCACTTCATGGACGACACCATCGACGCCTACATCGCTGCGGAGACCGCTGAGGGCTTCGCCGAGGAGTGGGACGTGGACCGGCTGTGGGGCGCCTTCAAGCAGCTCTACCCGGTGAAGGTCACCGTCGATGAGCTGGAGGAGGCGGCCGGTGACCGTGCCGGTCTGACCGCCGAGTTCATCTCCGAGTCCATCAAGGACGACATCCACGAGCAGTACGCGGCCCGTGAGGAGCAGCTCGGCTCCGAGATCATGCGTGAGCTGGAGCGCCGGGTCGTGCTGTCGGTCCTGGACCGCAAGTGGCGCGAGCACCTCTACGAGATGGACTACCTCCAGGAGGGCATCGGCCTGCGCGCGATGGCCCAGAAGGACCCGCTCGTGGAGTACCAGCGCGAGGGCTTCGACATGTTCGGCGCCATGATGGACGGCATCAAGGAGGAGTCCGTCGGCTACCTGTTCAACCTGGAGGTCCAGGTCGAGCAGCAGGTCGAGGAGGTCCCCGTCGAGGACGCCGCTCCGTCGCTGGACAAGGAGGAGGCCGTCCCCGCGGGCGCGCGTCCCGAGATCCGCGCCAAGGGCCTCGACGCCCCGCAGCGGCCTGATCGCCTGCACTTCTCCGCGCCGACCGTGGACGGCGAGGGCGGCATCATCGAGGGTGACTTCACCAGCGACGAGGAGCCCGTGCGCTCCGAGGCGGACGGCCTCACGCGCGCGGAGCGCCGCAAGCAGCAGAAGGGCACGCGCCGCCGCAAGAAGTGA
- a CDS encoding GNAT family N-acetyltransferase yields the protein MDPVTLTTDRLLLRTVGPHDTDAVYDAAQDPDIQRWTTIPSPYLREHAQGFTEQIVPDGWADGSAFTFGVLLPEGELVGVVGITMRALGVGEIGFWAKKDHRGNGYITEAAVAASHWAFTTLSVDRVEWRAEVGNIGSRSVAEHAGFTIEGTLRSALNNKGVRRDAWVGSLLPSDLGLPSTAPYLPAPAS from the coding sequence ATGGACCCCGTCACCCTGACCACCGATCGTCTGCTGCTGCGCACGGTGGGCCCGCACGACACCGATGCCGTGTACGACGCCGCCCAGGACCCGGACATCCAACGCTGGACCACGATTCCTTCGCCGTACCTGCGCGAGCACGCGCAGGGGTTCACCGAGCAGATCGTGCCCGACGGCTGGGCGGACGGGTCGGCGTTCACCTTCGGCGTCCTTCTCCCCGAAGGGGAGTTGGTGGGCGTGGTCGGCATCACCATGCGCGCCCTCGGCGTCGGCGAGATCGGTTTCTGGGCCAAGAAGGACCACCGCGGCAACGGCTACATCACCGAAGCCGCCGTCGCCGCCTCCCACTGGGCCTTCACGACCCTGTCGGTCGACCGCGTCGAGTGGCGCGCCGAAGTCGGCAACATCGGCTCCCGGTCCGTCGCCGAACACGCCGGCTTCACCATCGAAGGCACCCTCCGCTCCGCCCTCAACAACAAGGGCGTCCGCCGAGACGCCTGGGTGGGCTCCCTGCTCCCATCGGACCTGGGCCTCCCTTCCACAGCCCCCTATCTGCCGGCACCAGCCAGCTAG
- a CDS encoding winged helix-turn-helix domain-containing protein produces MTSLSRPSTELSADEARRIALRAQGFLGAPDRRSGVRGVLRHLGAVQLDTISVLARSHELIPYARLGAVGRKTVDSAYWTPSHDGTTGTPPHPHAFEYWSHAACILPIEEWPHFAFRRRAYRARPHWNHALPDGVYDQVIKQLRAEGPLTATDLGGAKKTSEWWDWSGTKVAVERALMYGEVVCTERRSWKRVYDLAERAVPGPLLHDELDDAECLRRLVRLAGQSLGVGTRADIADYHRLKGEQVDAVIDDSGLVPVTVEGWGKPAWADPAALETAPRGRHRTTLLSPFDSLVWERARTERIFGFTHRLEAYVPKPKRVYGYFAMPVLAGGHLVGRVDPAREGRTLVARQVTLDGLKAVPAVAQALVEAASWVDCTDVRVERVDAPELRAPLAAELARALA; encoded by the coding sequence ATGACGAGCCTGTCCCGCCCCAGCACCGAGCTCTCCGCAGACGAAGCCCGCCGCATCGCCCTGCGCGCCCAGGGCTTCCTCGGCGCCCCGGACCGCAGATCCGGCGTACGCGGAGTCCTCCGGCACCTCGGCGCGGTCCAGCTCGACACGATCTCCGTCCTCGCCCGCTCCCACGAACTCATCCCGTACGCCCGCCTGGGCGCGGTCGGCCGCAAGACCGTCGACAGCGCCTACTGGACGCCGTCCCACGACGGCACCACCGGCACCCCACCCCACCCGCACGCCTTCGAGTACTGGTCCCACGCCGCCTGCATCCTCCCCATCGAGGAGTGGCCCCACTTCGCGTTCCGCCGCCGCGCCTACCGCGCCCGCCCGCACTGGAACCACGCCCTGCCGGACGGCGTGTACGACCAGGTCATCAAGCAGTTGCGCGCCGAAGGCCCGCTCACGGCCACGGACTTGGGCGGCGCGAAGAAGACCAGCGAGTGGTGGGACTGGTCGGGCACGAAGGTCGCCGTCGAGCGCGCGCTGATGTACGGCGAAGTCGTGTGCACCGAGCGCCGCAGCTGGAAGCGGGTGTACGACCTCGCCGAGCGCGCCGTTCCCGGCCCGCTCCTGCACGACGAGCTGGACGACGCCGAGTGCCTGCGCCGTCTCGTCCGCCTCGCGGGCCAGTCCCTGGGCGTCGGCACGCGCGCGGACATCGCCGACTACCACCGCCTCAAGGGCGAGCAGGTCGACGCGGTGATCGACGACTCGGGCCTGGTCCCGGTGACGGTGGAGGGCTGGGGCAAGCCCGCCTGGGCCGACCCGGCGGCCCTGGAGACGGCACCGCGCGGCCGCCACCGCACGACGCTTCTCTCCCCGTTCGACTCGCTCGTCTGGGAGCGGGCCCGCACGGAGCGGATCTTCGGCTTCACCCACCGGCTGGAGGCGTACGTCCCGAAGCCGAAGCGTGTGTACGGCTACTTCGCGATGCCGGTGCTCGCCGGAGGCCACCTCGTCGGCCGGGTGGACCCCGCCCGCGAGGGCCGCACCCTGGTGGCCAGGCAGGTGACCCTGGACGGCCTCAAGGCCGTCCCCGCGGTCGCCCAGGCCCTGGTGGAAGCGGCGAGCTGGGTGGACTGCACGGACGTTCGCGTGGAACGGGTGGACGCCCCGGAGCTGCGCGCGCCGCTGGCCGCGGAACTGGCCCGCGCGCTCGCGTGA
- a CDS encoding Rv3235 family protein codes for MNKVMTRTANRHPGTRPPGRRDTRRPGSTPPRAPGAGAPRTTPGGSPPSTPPGDGARRTTPGAPGNPGRPGTPTAASQGRPPSPTGAATLPAPGETPLRPAQQPRPTDLFADRLVAVLSGQRPVHCMLRHTAGRAYDELAWLAERGALRTRGTRPVVRDIGYYVPRPGAIEAFARIGAGEQLRAMAFRLEQGLDHRWRCTAVELGGPRMPHTDDD; via the coding sequence ATGAACAAGGTGATGACCAGGACGGCGAACCGCCACCCGGGCACCCGCCCGCCGGGCCGCCGCGACACCCGCCGCCCCGGCAGCACCCCGCCCCGCGCACCGGGCGCCGGTGCTCCTCGTACGACGCCGGGAGGCAGCCCACCGTCCACGCCCCCGGGCGACGGCGCACGCCGTACGACACCCGGGGCGCCGGGGAACCCGGGAAGGCCCGGCACGCCCACCGCCGCGTCGCAGGGCCGCCCGCCCTCGCCGACCGGCGCAGCCACCCTCCCCGCGCCCGGAGAAACCCCCCTCAGGCCCGCGCAGCAGCCTCGCCCCACCGATCTCTTCGCCGACCGCCTCGTCGCCGTACTGAGCGGCCAGCGCCCCGTCCACTGCATGCTCAGGCACACCGCGGGCCGCGCCTACGACGAACTCGCCTGGCTCGCCGAACGCGGCGCCCTGCGCACTCGCGGCACCCGCCCGGTCGTCCGCGACATCGGCTACTACGTCCCCCGCCCGGGCGCGATCGAGGCGTTCGCCCGCATCGGCGCCGGCGAGCAGCTGCGCGCCATGGCCTTCCGACTGGAGCAGGGCCTCGACCACCGCTGGCGCTGCACGGCCGTGGAACTGGGCGGCCCGCGCATGCCGCACACGGACGACGACTGA
- a CDS encoding response regulator codes for MADSFGPMRDEDADDGVVGMGPDAGSPRKEPIRVLVVDDHALFRRGLEIVLAAEEDIQVVGEAGDGAEAVDKAADLLPDIVLMDVRMPKRGGIEACTSIKEVAPSAKIIMLTISDEEADLYDAIKAGATGYLLKEISTDEVATAIRAVADGQSQISPSMASKLLTEFKSMIQRTDERRLVPAPRLTDRELEVLKLVATGMNNRDIAKELFISENTVKNHVRNILEKLQLHSRMEAVVYAMREKILEIR; via the coding sequence ATGGCGGACAGCTTCGGACCGATGCGTGACGAGGATGCCGACGACGGCGTCGTCGGCATGGGCCCGGATGCGGGCTCTCCACGCAAGGAACCCATTCGGGTCCTTGTCGTGGACGATCACGCCCTCTTCCGCCGCGGACTGGAGATCGTGCTCGCGGCCGAGGAGGACATCCAGGTCGTGGGCGAGGCGGGGGACGGGGCAGAGGCGGTCGACAAGGCCGCCGACCTGCTGCCGGACATCGTGCTGATGGACGTACGGATGCCCAAGCGCGGCGGTATCGAGGCGTGCACGTCCATCAAGGAGGTGGCCCCCAGCGCGAAGATCATCATGTTGACGATCAGCGACGAGGAAGCCGATCTCTACGACGCGATCAAGGCGGGCGCGACCGGCTATCTCCTCAAGGAGATCTCCACGGACGAGGTGGCCACGGCCATTCGCGCGGTGGCCGACGGCCAGTCGCAGATCAGCCCCTCCATGGCGTCGAAACTGCTCACCGAGTTCAAGTCGATGATCCAGCGGACGGACGAACGGCGCCTGGTGCCGGCGCCGCGGCTCACGGACCGTGAGCTCGAGGTTCTCAAACTCGTCGCCACCGGGATGAACAACCGGGATATCGCCAAAGAGCTGTTCATCTCCGAGAACACCGTGAAGAACCACGTGCGCAACATTCTGGAGAAGCTGCAGCTGCACTCCCGGATGGAGGCCGTGGTCTACGCGATGCGGGAGAAGATCCTCGAGATCCGCTAG
- a CDS encoding DJ-1/PfpI family protein, producing the protein MAAKILIVTGDAAESLEVLYPYQRLREEGYDVHIAAPTRKKLQFVVHDFEPGFDTYTEKPGYTWPADLAFAEVDPGQYAALVIPGGRAPEYLRNDPELRKILKAFFDTDKPIAQICHGPLLTAAIDGLRGRRVTAYPALELDMQAAGATFQDAETVVDGTLVSARAWPDHSRWMREFLTVLRAKAPAN; encoded by the coding sequence ATGGCAGCGAAGATCCTCATCGTCACCGGCGACGCAGCGGAGTCCCTGGAAGTCCTGTACCCCTACCAACGCCTGCGCGAGGAGGGCTACGACGTCCACATCGCCGCCCCCACCCGCAAAAAGCTCCAGTTCGTCGTCCACGACTTCGAACCCGGCTTCGACACGTACACCGAGAAACCCGGCTACACCTGGCCCGCGGACCTCGCGTTCGCGGAGGTCGACCCCGGCCAGTACGCCGCCCTCGTCATCCCCGGCGGCCGCGCCCCCGAGTACCTCCGCAACGACCCCGAGCTCCGCAAGATCCTCAAGGCCTTCTTCGACACGGACAAGCCGATCGCCCAGATCTGCCACGGCCCGCTCCTGACCGCGGCCATCGACGGCCTGCGCGGCCGCCGCGTCACGGCGTACCCCGCTCTGGAGCTGGACATGCAGGCCGCGGGCGCGACGTTCCAGGACGCCGAGACGGTCGTCGACGGCACCCTCGTCTCCGCCCGGGCCTGGCCGGACCACTCCCGCTGGATGCGCGAGTTCCTGACGGTGCTGCGCGCGAAGGCCCCGGCGAACTGA